The following coding sequences lie in one Silvanigrella aquatica genomic window:
- a CDS encoding C1 family peptidase yields MRNLLLAKVTLSALGVISCTTFAQNSTSSYFRIEGSHVVTIPVKSDFAETSSYDLESLMGVKTITLMKITPTQEFLQKNANAVAQMIAAGGEIDYSKGIKPFKNSKNSVDLGMENVPVLDQGRHGTCVTFAATAALDAKLKIGDYIDQQCSLALNKYLGNDYWNGAYDATEILAPLKEHGIIPKGKCFGVKYANPNQTVDTKTYESKSIKNYSDKFSYEFVKKANLNTVKSALKNGYRVAIGTALTATNDPISVNGFNAIIQGDDTSYRGGLWACQQKSSTTNYCKEQNAGHEVVVIGYDDNQQLLKIRNSWSTKAGQNGDYYMTYSFFNAMALDHTTVK; encoded by the coding sequence ATGCGTAATTTGTTGCTAGCAAAAGTTACACTGTCAGCATTGGGGGTTATCTCATGTACCACATTCGCACAAAATTCAACATCGAGTTATTTTAGAATTGAAGGCTCGCATGTTGTCACTATTCCAGTTAAATCAGATTTTGCAGAAACAAGCTCATATGATTTAGAAAGTTTAATGGGAGTAAAAACAATAACTCTCATGAAAATTACTCCCACCCAAGAATTTTTACAAAAAAATGCAAATGCTGTCGCACAAATGATAGCTGCAGGTGGAGAAATTGATTATAGCAAAGGAATTAAACCTTTTAAAAATTCAAAGAATTCCGTTGATCTCGGAATGGAAAATGTTCCCGTTCTCGATCAAGGCCGCCATGGTACATGTGTTACCTTTGCAGCTACGGCGGCTCTCGATGCCAAACTTAAAATTGGCGATTATATAGATCAACAATGCAGTCTTGCATTGAATAAGTATTTAGGAAATGATTATTGGAATGGAGCATATGATGCAACAGAAATTCTTGCGCCATTGAAAGAACACGGAATCATTCCAAAAGGAAAATGCTTTGGTGTCAAATATGCTAATCCAAATCAGACCGTAGATACTAAAACTTATGAATCAAAAAGTATCAAAAATTATTCCGATAAGTTTTCTTATGAATTTGTTAAAAAAGCAAATTTAAATACTGTAAAAAGTGCTCTAAAAAATGGTTACCGGGTAGCCATAGGAACGGCACTCACAGCTACAAATGACCCCATTTCAGTAAACGGTTTCAATGCCATAATTCAAGGCGATGACACTTCATACCGAGGAGGACTTTGGGCCTGTCAGCAAAAAAGCAGTACAACAAATTACTGTAAAGAACAGAATGCCGGTCACGAAGTCGTTGTTATTGGTTATGATGACAATCAACAACTCTTAAAAATACGCAATTCATGGAGCACAAAAGCCGGCCAAAATGGCGACTATTATATGACATATTCCTTCTTTAATGCAATGGCTCTTGATCATACAACAGTAAAATAA
- a CDS encoding Hsp70 family protein, whose translation MNVLQFKKKSKELSSSMGYNSGEIQSLPKEVSAIGIDLGTTNSVVSVFSYGASHPVTLKYEDSLLVPSMVFYDSEKNIDLIGTQAKKKLDTMPSEVIKSTKTSMGKNNTSFSSNNKNYTPEEVASLVLNYLVKHPELQKEKEKFGAIWSVITVPAHFDDAARLATIAAAEKVGIRVLRIVNEPTAAALAYSMMPEDRKIEKETLAVFDFGGGTFDVSIVDRDGYIFNVLSSDGDVKLGGDDIDEAVANLLLTKVHPQLVARRSSKDSELYRNLLVHAEAAKKTLQIEGIAQISNSDLDGKGSSIHLELIREQFESIVAPILQRTLFLTESAMHAAKRSPKYISRILLVGGSTRLSLVRKMLFDYFNCLVDARLEPDLAVSWGASLQAAIILGIQPDTILVDVCSHTLGIGVVENTESINENFKIVAKKFGVPYPISEQELHRKLGSRIEEFNKELQKLLYVAPILHRNSALPARRSEFFNTIYHNQHAVHVVVVQGDGDTVGENRLIGSFLFALEQPCPKGTRCEIQLTYDVNGMVQVFARQLGTQNEAKAQFDSRTGEVKGWTSLSKEESSHFSKENTENAVDDIYDSNKFEIQNHNIYEEEKKVLSFPFGRKQKSLNKESKQETQSSENSIINAIILRAKRYLLTIDSSSLEYLKISQILNQYGELLYKAQQGIENDLEIEQIESNLLALLEGK comes from the coding sequence ATGAATGTTCTTCAGTTTAAGAAAAAGAGTAAAGAATTATCATCAAGTATGGGGTATAATTCAGGAGAAATTCAATCTCTTCCAAAAGAGGTTTCTGCAATTGGAATCGATCTTGGAACAACAAATTCCGTGGTTTCTGTATTTTCATATGGAGCGTCGCATCCTGTTACTTTAAAATATGAGGATTCTTTATTAGTTCCATCAATGGTTTTTTATGATTCGGAAAAAAATATTGATCTCATTGGCACGCAAGCTAAAAAGAAATTAGATACTATGCCCTCTGAAGTCATAAAAAGCACGAAAACAAGTATGGGCAAAAATAATACCTCTTTTTCTTCAAATAATAAAAATTACACACCTGAAGAAGTGGCTTCATTAGTTTTAAACTATCTTGTGAAACACCCGGAACTTCAAAAAGAAAAAGAAAAATTTGGAGCAATTTGGTCTGTCATTACTGTGCCTGCGCATTTTGATGATGCCGCAAGACTTGCTACGATTGCGGCCGCAGAAAAAGTAGGAATACGCGTTTTACGAATTGTGAATGAACCTACCGCGGCGGCGTTAGCCTATAGCATGATGCCTGAAGATAGAAAAATAGAAAAAGAAACTCTTGCCGTATTTGATTTTGGTGGCGGGACTTTTGATGTCAGTATTGTTGATAGAGACGGTTATATTTTTAATGTCTTAAGCAGTGATGGTGATGTTAAGTTAGGTGGTGACGACATTGATGAAGCTGTTGCTAATTTACTACTTACAAAAGTACATCCGCAACTTGTAGCGCGACGCTCATCAAAAGATTCAGAGCTATATCGCAATCTTCTTGTTCATGCGGAAGCGGCTAAAAAAACACTTCAAATTGAAGGTATTGCTCAAATTTCTAATTCTGATTTAGATGGTAAAGGCTCTAGCATTCATTTAGAATTAATTAGAGAGCAATTTGAAAGCATTGTAGCACCTATTTTGCAACGTACTTTATTTTTAACTGAAAGTGCAATGCATGCTGCTAAAAGAAGTCCTAAATATATTTCACGCATATTACTTGTGGGGGGAAGCACTCGTTTAAGTCTCGTACGTAAAATGCTTTTTGATTATTTTAACTGTTTGGTTGATGCTCGTTTGGAGCCCGATCTGGCCGTCAGTTGGGGAGCCTCTTTGCAAGCCGCTATTATTTTAGGAATTCAGCCTGATACCATTTTAGTTGATGTTTGCAGCCATACACTAGGTATTGGTGTTGTTGAAAATACGGAATCAATTAATGAAAATTTTAAAATTGTAGCAAAAAAATTTGGCGTTCCTTATCCTATTTCCGAACAAGAATTGCATCGAAAATTAGGATCGCGTATAGAAGAATTTAATAAAGAATTGCAGAAATTGTTATATGTAGCACCTATTTTACATAGAAATAGTGCTTTACCTGCAAGACGTTCTGAGTTTTTTAATACAATATATCACAATCAACACGCTGTTCATGTTGTCGTTGTTCAAGGTGACGGCGATACCGTTGGTGAAAATCGATTGATTGGTTCTTTCTTATTTGCTTTGGAACAACCCTGTCCTAAAGGAACGCGCTGTGAAATTCAATTAACTTATGATGTGAATGGTATGGTTCAAGTTTTTGCGCGACAATTAGGAACCCAGAATGAAGCAAAGGCTCAATTTGATAGTAGAACGGGCGAAGTCAAAGGTTGGACTTCTTTATCAAAAGAAGAATCTTCGCATTTTTCAAAAGAAAATACTGAAAATGCTGTTGATGATATATACGACTCTAACAAATTTGAAATTCAGAACCATAATATTTATGAAGAAGAGAAAAAAGTTTTATCGTTTCCTTTCGGAAGAAAACAGAAGTCTCTTAATAAAGAATCAAAACAAGAAACTCAGAGTAGTGAAAACAGTATCATAAATGCTATCATATTAAGAGCAAAAAGATACTTATTAACAATAGACTCAAGCTCATTAGAGTATTTAAAAATTTCACAAATATTAAATCAATATGGTGAGTTACTTTATAAAGCGCAACAGGGTATTGAAAATGATTTAGAAATAGAACAAATTGAATCCAATTTGCTTGCTTTATTAGAAGGAAAATAG
- a CDS encoding tetratricopeptide repeat protein, which translates to MSGTKTNHLRVVVIDDQLNMRKALYRIFDRTGHYTVEDFGNAKEAIAWLKTHGVDLVITDIYMPLGDGFEVLAYIRGRAMQNDTPVLFISGEATKEDIVRSVDLGVSDYILKPFEPHDIVQKAESVIAKYRNPPENIKKLRHAEELFFNEKFDEAKAEFEAINTSGKPTARSLIGLAQTEAKLGNVEAALKHVDEAIENNSMYYPAYSAGADILLANKKRVEAIPYLAKELTINGKQIHRRMALADIYLENSKTPGYYDKAMEQMKFALHDDPTDETLLLRYAEIMWSTGNKEKGIHYCMKARRQNPDSTKSLMQLANMYIQDGHPIKAVNLFSDILNKNANQYDVYLCRAKVFEKMNENEKAISDLNKIPKTVVVLRLEVMKAKGRIYAKMGKLPEAIASCEEVANMEPTADNLARVGLLFIRMKNYRNALGWYEQSTIMEPDHPKYVYNLGCCYEALRDKKKAIECYERSLNLDPNGKETQIALARMKGTPLPAAAKSAPKVASPKVTASASPSKTAPPKAS; encoded by the coding sequence ATGTCTGGGACAAAGACAAACCATCTTAGGGTTGTCGTCATAGATGATCAATTGAATATGAGAAAAGCTCTCTATCGTATTTTTGATAGAACAGGCCACTATACTGTTGAAGACTTTGGAAATGCGAAAGAAGCCATTGCTTGGCTTAAAACACATGGTGTTGATCTCGTTATTACGGATATCTATATGCCTTTGGGTGACGGATTTGAAGTGCTTGCCTATATTCGTGGCAGAGCAATGCAAAATGACACTCCCGTTTTATTTATCTCAGGTGAAGCAACAAAAGAAGATATTGTACGTAGCGTTGATCTGGGAGTGAGTGATTATATTTTAAAACCTTTTGAGCCCCATGATATCGTACAAAAAGCCGAAAGTGTTATTGCAAAATACCGTAATCCTCCTGAAAATATTAAAAAACTAAGACATGCTGAAGAGTTATTTTTTAATGAGAAATTTGATGAGGCTAAAGCAGAATTTGAAGCCATTAATACCAGTGGAAAACCAACAGCACGTTCCTTAATAGGCCTTGCGCAAACAGAAGCTAAATTAGGTAACGTGGAAGCTGCTTTGAAGCATGTGGATGAAGCCATAGAAAATAATAGTATGTATTATCCCGCTTATTCAGCAGGAGCCGATATTCTTCTTGCAAATAAAAAAAGAGTGGAAGCAATTCCTTATCTAGCTAAGGAATTAACTATTAATGGAAAGCAAATTCATCGCAGAATGGCTTTGGCTGATATTTATTTAGAGAATTCTAAAACTCCTGGGTATTACGATAAAGCTATGGAGCAAATGAAGTTTGCCCTGCACGATGATCCAACGGATGAAACTCTTTTGTTACGTTATGCTGAGATCATGTGGTCTACAGGTAACAAGGAAAAAGGTATTCACTATTGTATGAAAGCAAGGAGACAAAATCCTGATAGTACGAAATCACTTATGCAGCTTGCCAATATGTATATTCAAGATGGGCATCCTATTAAAGCGGTGAATTTATTTTCTGATATTTTAAATAAAAATGCGAATCAATATGATGTTTATTTATGCCGTGCCAAAGTTTTTGAAAAAATGAATGAGAATGAAAAGGCTATTTCTGATCTCAATAAAATTCCCAAAACAGTCGTAGTTTTAAGGCTGGAAGTAATGAAAGCAAAAGGTCGTATTTATGCCAAAATGGGTAAACTTCCTGAAGCTATTGCCTCTTGTGAAGAGGTCGCAAATATGGAGCCGACCGCCGATAACTTAGCAAGAGTGGGTCTTTTATTTATTCGGATGAAAAACTACCGTAATGCTTTAGGTTGGTATGAGCAGTCCACAATAATGGAGCCGGATCATCCCAAATACGTATATAATTTAGGTTGTTGTTACGAAGCGTTACGCGATAAAAAAAAGGCAATTGAATGTTATGAGAGGTCTTTAAATTTAGATCCTAATGGAAAAGAAACTCAAATAGCCCTCGCACGCATGAAAGGAACTCCCCTTCCTGCAGCCGCAAAATCAGCTCCCAAAGTAGCCTCTCCCAAGGTGACCGCAAGTGCTTCTCCTTCAAAAACAGCCCCTCCCAAAGCCAGTTGA
- a CDS encoding C1 family peptidase, which produces MRNFISTIALSSLAVLTINAYAETSEHFVLDGSHTVTIPLKIQNDARALSSFESLTGVKTIQLMKIHPTAKMIEKNRQALDESEINGGEIDYSNGIIPFSQSPGAVDLGMANVPVLDQGSYGTCVTFSSTAALDARLKIGDYIDQQCSLALNNALGNNYWNGAYDATQVLAPLKQHGIVQKGNCFGSQYPTPNQKVSANDYKKVSEKHFSKDINYVYYKTASLNDLKAGLKKGHRFAIGFALADNGDPISVNGFDMNVGGTPTSGGLWACQQPESDTNFCGDQNAGHEVIVIGYDDNQQLLKIRNSWSDQVADNGDYYMTYTFYKAMTGDQTEIK; this is translated from the coding sequence ATGCGGAATTTTATTTCAACTATTGCTCTTTCTTCATTGGCAGTATTAACAATAAATGCTTATGCAGAAACTTCAGAACATTTTGTTTTAGATGGTTCGCACACGGTAACAATTCCATTAAAAATCCAAAATGATGCCAGAGCTTTAAGCAGCTTTGAGTCATTGACAGGTGTAAAAACAATCCAACTTATGAAAATACATCCTACTGCAAAAATGATTGAAAAAAATAGACAAGCACTAGATGAAAGTGAAATAAACGGTGGCGAAATAGACTATAGCAATGGAATTATTCCCTTTTCTCAATCGCCAGGGGCTGTTGATTTAGGCATGGCAAATGTCCCCGTTCTTGATCAAGGTTCATATGGAACTTGTGTTACTTTTTCAAGTACGGCAGCACTCGATGCCAGACTTAAAATCGGTGATTACATAGATCAGCAATGCTCCCTCGCACTTAATAACGCTTTAGGTAACAACTATTGGAATGGTGCTTATGATGCTACCCAAGTTTTAGCTCCCTTAAAGCAACATGGAATTGTTCAAAAAGGGAATTGCTTTGGTTCTCAATATCCAACTCCTAATCAAAAAGTTTCTGCAAACGACTATAAAAAAGTGAGTGAAAAACACTTCTCGAAGGATATCAATTACGTTTATTATAAAACGGCTTCTCTCAATGATCTTAAGGCGGGTTTAAAGAAAGGCCATAGATTTGCTATCGGCTTTGCTCTTGCAGATAATGGCGACCCTATTTCTGTCAATGGATTTGATATGAATGTGGGAGGAACCCCCACTTCAGGAGGTTTGTGGGCTTGTCAACAACCAGAAAGCGATACTAATTTCTGTGGTGATCAAAACGCAGGACATGAAGTTATTGTCATTGGTTATGATGACAATCAACAACTTTTAAAAATCCGTAACTCTTGGTCTGATCAAGTCGCTGATAACGGAGATTATTATATGACTTATACTTTTTATAAAGCAATGACCGGAGACCAAACTGAAATCAAATAA